GCCGGTTGAAGGTGACCAGGGCGTCGGCCGCGCCGTTGATGGCGGCTTCCAGGACCATCTCGTCGGCCGGGTCGCGTAGCTGCGGGCGCCACAGGAACCGGGTTGCAACTGGTTCGGCGACCGCGCACAGCGCGGTGACGATGGTCTCGACATCGGTCTCGCTCAGGCCCGACGCGATGCGCTGGTCCGCGTCGCCGCAGACCGCTTCGTATTCCAGCGCCAGCGCCACGGAGACCAGCAGCGTGAATGCACCGGTCAAGGCTCGGTCGAGCAACTCTGCCGACGCACCGGTCGGACTCCGCA
Above is a genomic segment from Acidobacteriota bacterium containing:
- a CDS encoding putative toxin-antitoxin system toxin component, PIN family is translated as MRLVLDTNVVVAGLRSPTGASAELLDRALTGAFTLLVSVALALEYEAVCGDADQRIASGLSETDVETIVTALCAVAEPVATRFLWRPQLRDPADEMVLEAAINGAADALVTFNRRDFGQAPARFGISVLSPQEALRNLPS